The following DNA comes from Hordeum vulgare subsp. vulgare chromosome 3H, MorexV3_pseudomolecules_assembly, whole genome shotgun sequence.
GAGCTGAAAAATGCATTTAACCCTGTTAGTTTAAGGTTAGTCACCACTTAGAAACTAAGTCTAACCTATTGGCAAGTTAGAACAACTTCAACGgggcgacccaaacggacgcgcgctTTATCCGTTTTTTGTCTGTTTGGGTCGGCCAAACGGATGTGTGCGTGTGCATTCTGAAATTGGTCGGCTTGACCGTCTAACGGGAAGGCTGGCCCAAATGTGTCGGCATGAAAAAGAAATGCTCGCATGGAATGAACTTAAAATAAACATAATTAAACATAAGTGGCCGGTCAAACGTCGGCCAAAGTCCACTTAAACGTAATTAAAACATTAAAAAAAAGTCTACGCCCGCCTTCTGCCGCCTCGCACACTGCCGTAGACGTCGTCggccttgcccttgcccttggcgtCGGCGCCGCGTCACCATCGCCGGTGAGGTCGATGAAGGCGGGAGCAGGGCCAGCCCACCCGAACGCCGTCTGGTACGctgccagggcagccttctccggcGTCTGCTGGGGCGTCGGCATTGCTGCAGGGCTCCTTGAGGGCGGCCTGgtactccgcctccgcctccatgTCCTCCGGCTGTACCTGCGGGGGCGGCAGTGGGAACGGCGGCGGGACGACGTCGACACCTCGTGTTCCTCGTTTTCGAGGGCGAACCAAGCCTCCCAGTTGGGAGAGTCGGCGGTGTACTCAGGCAGTCGAGGCTGCTCCGGCATGAGCTGCGTTCGGCGCCGACGCACCTCGTCGTCGTGCGCCCGCTGGCTCCGCGGAACCGCCGGCATCGGGATCCGCTGCGGATCCAGGTGCCAATGGTGCGGTAGCATGACGTCGGGGTAGGGGAGGGGCTGCATATACTCTCagtgccaccgcgcttggtgcaGCGGGATGTGCAGGCGCCGACGTTCAGGGCGGAAATGtgccggcggtggaggaggagggggaggggagcacGGGAGGACGAGGCGCCGGGGGTGTCCTTGCCattgcccttgcccttgttgCTGCCGAAGATGCCCATGGCGGGCTAGGGTTTCCTGTCGCCGACGAGGAAGCAAAAGGAGTggtggggaggggggggggggcagatgtGGACGGGAGAAGTGGATGAGGCCGCCCCCCACCGCATGCGTGCTTAAAAAAGGACGCTTCTTGAGGCTGGCAAGTGGGCCCGCTGTCGATGGTCGTCATAAATAAGACGACAGGTGACGGTTGGGTGGCCTACAAGTTGGGACGCGACGGACTCCAAGGAGACGCGCTTTGCGTCTGCGCCGACGCATTCCAGACGTAATTTTGAAACGAAAATAGGTCGGCACGGATGCGATTTGCGTTTGGATCGACAAGTTGGGCCTTCACCTTTATCCACGCCGATTCAATCGCTCGCAGGTGGACGAAATGGGTCGCTTCATTCAAATTGCTCTAGAGTATAAGAAACAGGGGGGATGAGATGTATCTAGAGAGGCCCTGATAACAAGGCACTTAGCAGATGTACATGGTACAAGATTCTACTGCTATCTTCATTCTTCTCTATTCTAAAATGGGGAAAGAGAAACGAAAACCACCGAAGGAGCACGACATCGACACGATCCCAAAACTTATGACTCTATATCTCAGCTAGTATGAAGGACGGCGCTGCCGCCGGCCGCGTCTCTATGACACCGGCAGCTCAAGCAGCAGGCCGATGTGGCTGGACTGGGCGTTCGAGCTGCTGGCGCCGAAGCATGCCGGCGGCGACCTCACCACCAGCCGCGGTGCGACCGTCTGGATCCCCAACGTCAGCTCCAGCCCGATTTCGTCGCCATGTGCCTCCTCGTCCTTGGCCACCGGCGGCGCGGGGCTGTGCTCTGCTTGGCTCACGTGCGAGCCCGCGTCGACCTCCGTGCCCTCGGACGACTCTTCTTCCCTCGCCTGCTCGACTGCCATGCCGCCGTCTTCGACGTGGCTGCCGGCCGACTCCTCGTGGCTCGGCGCTTGGTCGAGCCCATCGTCGTGCTTGTTGGCGTCGGAGAAGCTGCTCTTGGTCTTGGCCGTGGAGGAGGACGCGCGCTTGAACCTGGTGCGGCCGGCGCGCGAGACGCCGGGGAGCGTGCCGGCCGCGGCAGGGCGGTCGGGCTTGGCGACGTGGCGGATGTCGCACGGCGCGAGGGGGGCGTCGGAGGAGACCCGGACGATGGGGCGGCCCTTGAGCACGGCCTCGACGGCGGCCTGGCAGGCCTCCCACTGGGCGGACCAGAGCAGGCCGACGGAGCCGTAGACGGGGTTGACCATACGGCCGCACGCCTCGTAGAGCAGCGAGCGGAAGAGCGGCGGGCGGAGGCCGGCGTcggggacggcggcgaggaggttgAGCAGCCCGGCGCGGCCGTAGAACTTGGCGAGGAAGACGGTGGCGTTGGCCTGCGCGTCGGGGCTCCGGATCCACTCCAGGCAGGGCCGGATGGTGCAGCCCTCGCCGCACCCCTTCCGCAGCACCCGGCACCCGTTGCAGCTCAtccgcatcctcctcctcctcttcttcctccctcctttGGAGATCGGTCGGCGCCGGAGTTGTTGGAGATGGGTCGGTCGATCGATGATCTTCTTTGCTTCTTTGGAATATTGGTGTGCGATGGTGAATtggtgaggatgatgatgatgatctgtgTTTTATAGGTTGGGTGGGCGCCCATGGTTTTGGGAGGGCGGGTTCGGCGCCGCTGCCAAAACAACGGGAGATGCCGACTAAACAATGGGAGATGTCCACTGCAGCCTGCAGCAGCGGCACCCCCGGCCCGGTACCACGGAGCCGCGTCGCACGAGTGTTCCAAAAGGGGAATGGGTTTTTCTTCGGCTTGCAGTGAAACTGGAGGCGGCACTTTCGGTGGACTTTGCGACGTACCACGGTTTGATTTTGTTTGGTTGGAGTGATGGCATGACATCCCCGTTGGAGAAACAAGTTGCACGTCCCCTGGTTTTTGCAGTGGATGGCATCACCATCTCTTGGTAAACCGCACGTTGTTTGACGCGAAAAAGCGCACCGAGTCTTTAGTTATTTTTTTTCGTTATTAGTATCTGTTTTGAAGATGGATGGACGAAAAACGAAGGTGATAGTCTTGAGCGTGCGCGTGTGGTGTCCCTTGATGAGTTTAGTGGCATGAGGATCGCAGCTTTAGTTATCAAGCATAGCAACTTTATGTTCAAATGTCATTTTTTTAGATGACAATTTAGCTGTAAAAAAATTAAGGCCGGATTGCTTCGTGCGACACGTCTAACACTTTATCATTTGAGGGTATAATAATACatctcaaaaaataataaaattacAATCATGTTCTCGGATAGCCAAACAGCCTCAACCATCGCCAGTGACGGCTTGTGATCGTATTTTATAGTCGTTGAAAAGTCATCGTACTAAGCTTCGACTAGACAAACCTCCCGGATATGAGGTCTGCATAGTAGAAGTCTTGTGTACATGATAAGTGAATTTTATACATACTTTTTAGAATATATTCTAGTGCAAAAATACCTCATAACATATTCATCTAGCACTTATACATGTTCTCAATGCATTGTTTTCGGCATTTACTCATTTTACCAAGTTCGTAGCacaacttttatttttatttagtttttattaatttattttgttttgttactTGAAGATTAATTATTTGGACATGCATAAACATGATCAAAATAAATGCACCGTTTCCCAAGCCCACAACAGTTCCAGGCGTAACTCATTGATCTAGGGCCCCCTCTCCACACGATATGTTAGGCAGGGGTTATAGCCCCCCTACATCTCCCAAACTATATTATTTCAATAGTAATTTATATTGAACTACATATGTCATATATCCGATATATGTAGCCCTCCTTCATCTCGCGAAGTGCATTATTTTAATAGTAATTTAtattgaagcacatatgttctatATCTGTATCTAATCTAATAATAAAGTAAATAGTGCTTCTCATCGTACGTCATTAAAATTGTTCCTATTGTTGTATtaaattacccactatgccaCCCGTAAGTGAAGAAAACGATTCGATTTTATTTTCTGTCAAAGTCATTGTCCGGATCGTTACTTATAAGGTGAGACCTTAGAGCATCTCCGACAGGGGCGTCAAAAAACGCGCGCGGTAAACTATTGCGCGCACGGGAGAAAGCGGGCGGCCGCGCGTCAGATTTGACGCACCGCTTTCAGCACGCCTATAAAATGCCGCGCCCGCCACGAGGCTGCCCATAGCCACGCACCCTCTACCGCTTCCTCGCCGTTGTCTCTGCCGCTCCCTCTGCCACCATGCCGCCACGCCGCCGTGGATCTTCGGGCTGCCGCGGCGTCCGCGAGCGCCCATCGGGCGTCTACTATGTCGAGATCAGGTCCGGCGACGTCCGCCTCGGCCTCGGCACCTTCGAAACCTCACACGAGGCCGCTCG
Coding sequences within:
- the LOC123439421 gene encoding LOB domain-containing protein 41-like; translation: MRMSCNGCRVLRKGCGEGCTIRPCLEWIRSPDAQANATVFLAKFYGRAGLLNLLAAVPDAGLRPPLFRSLLYEACGRMVNPVYGSVGLLWSAQWEACQAAVEAVLKGRPIVRVSSDAPLAPCDIRHVAKPDRPAAAGTLPGVSRAGRTRFKRASSSTAKTKSSFSDANKHDDGLDQAPSHEESAGSHVEDGGMAVEQAREEESSEGTEVDAGSHVSQAEHSPAPPVAKDEEAHGDEIGLELTLGIQTVAPRLVVRSPPACFGASSSNAQSSHIGLLLELPVS